A single genomic interval of Rosistilla ulvae harbors:
- a CDS encoding sialidase family protein: MTLRTQRMLVLSMLLMLPCFDSLAWADESFLKAPAHVGAPLPKDHAVTNRAFQGIPSLAVAPGGRMWANWYAGITPGEDHNNYVVVSTSGDGGATWKEVLIVDPDGSGPVRAYDPELWMAPDGRLFVFWAQAVGHGGSIAGVWCVSTDQPDSENPTWSEPQRLTDGIMMCKPTVLSSGEWVLPASTWRETDESARMIVSEDQGKTWSLRGACNVPVKDRQFDEHMFVERKDGSLWMLVRTNYGIGQSVSKDRGKTWPELTPSTIQHPSARFFVRRLASGNLLLVKHGPVDRRTGRSHLMAFISSDDGASWSGGLLLDERGGVSYPDGQQTADGMIHIVYDFSRTDARQILTAHFREQDVAAGRDVSGDVRLRQVVSQASGGKEKPPVSVRANPDGVPLSKSKKGQLTGGSFTAQPFVGGVDLFTDRSYTAAELPAGLPEVSFLKVPLDGEKTVTCESAGTVWFLTPAPDRNRDSQSKRLIEQGFRVVANPEIRLFDPKSPANFCTLYQKDCSKGETIEFGKWAIPVFYR, translated from the coding sequence ATGACGTTACGCACGCAACGTATGCTCGTGCTCTCGATGCTATTGATGCTCCCCTGCTTCGACAGCCTCGCTTGGGCCGATGAAAGTTTCCTCAAAGCTCCCGCACACGTAGGAGCTCCGTTGCCCAAGGACCACGCGGTCACCAACCGCGCTTTTCAAGGCATTCCCAGTTTGGCCGTGGCGCCGGGCGGGCGGATGTGGGCGAACTGGTATGCCGGGATCACGCCGGGCGAGGACCACAACAACTACGTCGTCGTCAGCACCTCCGGCGATGGCGGAGCGACATGGAAAGAGGTGTTGATCGTCGATCCCGACGGCAGCGGTCCGGTTCGCGCTTACGATCCCGAGCTGTGGATGGCCCCGGACGGTCGGTTGTTTGTGTTCTGGGCGCAAGCGGTTGGCCACGGCGGCAGCATCGCCGGCGTTTGGTGTGTCTCGACCGATCAACCCGATTCCGAAAACCCGACCTGGAGCGAACCGCAGCGGTTGACCGACGGGATCATGATGTGCAAGCCGACGGTGTTGAGTTCGGGCGAGTGGGTGTTGCCGGCATCGACGTGGCGGGAGACCGATGAAAGTGCCCGGATGATCGTTTCGGAAGACCAGGGGAAAACGTGGTCGTTGCGCGGTGCCTGCAATGTGCCGGTGAAAGACCGCCAATTTGATGAGCACATGTTTGTCGAACGCAAAGACGGTTCGCTGTGGATGCTGGTCCGTACCAATTACGGAATCGGGCAATCGGTTTCCAAAGATCGCGGCAAGACCTGGCCCGAACTGACGCCTTCGACGATCCAGCACCCGAGCGCTCGCTTTTTTGTGCGTCGTTTGGCGTCGGGAAATCTGTTGTTAGTAAAACACGGTCCGGTCGACCGGCGGACAGGACGATCGCACTTGATGGCGTTTATCTCCAGCGACGATGGCGCCAGTTGGAGCGGAGGGTTGTTGTTGGATGAGCGCGGTGGCGTCTCGTATCCCGATGGCCAGCAGACCGCCGACGGGATGATCCATATCGTTTACGACTTCAGCCGCACCGATGCACGCCAGATCCTGACGGCTCATTTTCGCGAACAGGATGTCGCTGCCGGACGCGATGTCAGTGGCGACGTTCGCCTGCGGCAAGTCGTCAGCCAAGCCTCCGGCGGGAAAGAGAAACCTCCAGTATCGGTGCGAGCCAATCCCGATGGCGTGCCGTTGAGCAAAAGCAAGAAGGGCCAATTGACTGGTGGATCGTTCACCGCGCAACCGTTTGTTGGCGGCGTCGATCTGTTCACTGATCGCAGCTATACCGCGGCGGAATTGCCAGCCGGTTTGCCAGAGGTCTCTTTCCTGAAGGTGCCGCTGGATGGAGAGAAAACGGTAACTTGTGAGAGTGCGGGAACGGTTTGGTTCCTCACGCCAGCGCCGGATCGCAACAGGGATTCTCAGTCGAAGCGTTTGATCGAACAAGGATTTCGAGTTGTCGCCAATCCCGAAATCCGACTCTTCGATCCTAAATCGCCCGCCAATTTCTGCACGCTGTATCAAAAGGATTGCTCCAAAGGGGAGACGATCGAATTTGGCAAATGGGCGATACCGGTCTTCTATCGCTAG
- a CDS encoding deoxyribodipyrimidine photolyase, protein MTRIPELRIRDLSAKSVRPDGQFVLYWMIANRRTRYNFSLQYAASLAQELGRPLIVLEALRCDYPWASDRLHRFVLQGMADNRAALADSNLRYYAYVEPSVGDGRGLIQQFARDACAIVTDDFPCFFIPAMLRLVARQVKVAMQAVDSNGLLPIRATEKVFARAHDFRRFLQKNLKPHLSEMPKLAPLQGFRLSPPPPIPDAILERWPEATDALLEASPEQLSALPIDHDVGLAAFDGGSDAAAATLDSFISQRLPRYGEGRNQPESDASSGLSPYLHFGQISTHDVFAAIVEREQWSPDRLAAKASGSREGWWGMSEEAESFLDELITWREVGFNFCVHRRDYDRYESLPDWAQQTLGEHADDERQFTYSLEDFEAAKTHDDLWNAAQRQLVREGRMHNYLRMLWGKKILEWTPTPQAALQVMLELNNKYAVDGRDPNSYSGIFWVLGRYDRAWQERDVFGKIRFMSSENTARKLKVKKYLQRYAADASTAR, encoded by the coding sequence ATGACTCGCATCCCCGAACTGCGCATCCGCGACCTCAGCGCGAAATCAGTCCGACCCGACGGACAGTTTGTCCTCTATTGGATGATCGCCAACCGGCGGACTCGCTATAACTTCTCGCTGCAATACGCGGCGTCTCTCGCTCAAGAACTCGGCCGGCCGCTGATCGTGCTCGAAGCCTTGCGTTGCGATTATCCATGGGCCAGCGACCGGTTGCACCGCTTCGTCTTGCAAGGGATGGCCGACAACCGCGCGGCCCTGGCCGATTCCAATCTCCGCTACTACGCCTACGTCGAACCAAGCGTCGGCGATGGGCGAGGTTTGATCCAACAGTTCGCCCGCGACGCCTGTGCGATCGTGACCGATGACTTTCCCTGCTTCTTCATCCCCGCGATGTTGCGGTTGGTCGCGCGGCAGGTCAAGGTGGCGATGCAAGCTGTCGATTCCAACGGCCTGCTGCCGATCCGCGCCACGGAAAAAGTCTTTGCCAGAGCGCACGATTTCCGTCGCTTCCTGCAAAAGAATCTGAAGCCGCATTTGAGCGAGATGCCCAAGCTGGCGCCGCTGCAAGGCTTCCGATTGTCCCCACCGCCACCGATCCCCGACGCGATTCTTGAGCGTTGGCCCGAAGCGACCGATGCGCTGCTGGAAGCTTCGCCGGAACAGTTGTCCGCGCTGCCGATCGACCACGACGTCGGACTGGCCGCGTTCGACGGAGGTTCTGACGCGGCCGCGGCGACGCTCGATTCATTCATCTCGCAACGCCTGCCGCGATACGGTGAGGGTCGCAACCAACCCGAATCCGACGCGTCCAGTGGCCTGTCGCCCTACCTGCACTTTGGCCAGATCTCGACGCACGATGTCTTTGCCGCCATCGTCGAGCGAGAACAATGGTCGCCCGATCGATTGGCTGCGAAGGCGAGCGGATCGCGCGAGGGTTGGTGGGGAATGAGCGAAGAGGCGGAGAGCTTCCTGGACGAATTGATCACATGGCGCGAGGTCGGTTTCAACTTTTGCGTCCACCGCCGCGACTACGATCGCTACGAATCGCTCCCCGATTGGGCTCAACAAACGCTGGGAGAACACGCCGACGACGAGCGTCAATTCACCTACTCGCTAGAAGATTTCGAAGCTGCAAAGACGCACGACGACCTCTGGAATGCGGCTCAGCGGCAATTGGTTCGCGAGGGGCGGATGCACAATTATCTGCGGATGTTGTGGGGCAAGAAGATTTTGGAATGGACCCCCACGCCGCAGGCCGCGTTGCAGGTGATGCTTGAATTGAACAACAAATACGCTGTCGATGGTCGCGATCCGAATTCGTATTCGGGCATCTTTTGGGTCTTGGGGCGTTACGACCGCGCCTGGCAAGAACGGGATGTTTTCGGCAAGATACGTTTTATGAGCAGCGAGAACACGGCGCGGAAACTGAAAGTGAAAAAGTATCTGCAGCGATATGCCGCCGATGCCTCGACCGCTCGCTGA
- a CDS encoding 3-keto-disaccharide hydrolase, whose translation MFGWRLLTIAAIAITSCLLPRQLSSAGTGSRPAENRGSDLRIAAPDISSAGWKPMVELVGLLGWVPRNGTATYHNDGGQIVGRSVVGSPTSLLCTEKEYADFELTFEVLLDDKLNSGVQVRSFSKKDVNGGRVCGPQIEIEALSDDPNNACESGYIYSEGTGRGWLSENRIVDDVMINGQWNRFVIRVVGPRIQTWVNGRKVEDLLDENSPATGFIGLQVHSVPNGTPPLEVRWRDLRIRELPTGG comes from the coding sequence ATGTTTGGCTGGCGATTACTTACGATTGCTGCGATCGCAATCACAAGCTGTCTGCTTCCGCGCCAGTTGAGCAGTGCGGGGACGGGCAGTCGGCCGGCTGAGAACCGGGGCAGCGATCTGCGGATCGCCGCGCCAGACATCAGCTCCGCCGGATGGAAACCGATGGTTGAACTTGTCGGTTTGCTCGGCTGGGTGCCGCGAAACGGAACCGCAACCTACCACAATGACGGTGGGCAGATCGTCGGCCGGTCGGTTGTTGGCAGCCCGACGTCGCTGCTGTGCACCGAAAAGGAATACGCCGATTTCGAACTGACGTTTGAGGTCCTGTTGGACGACAAATTGAACTCGGGCGTCCAGGTCCGTTCGTTCAGCAAGAAGGATGTTAACGGCGGACGCGTTTGCGGGCCGCAGATCGAGATCGAAGCGCTGTCGGACGACCCGAACAATGCTTGCGAATCGGGCTACATCTACAGCGAGGGGACTGGCCGTGGATGGTTGAGCGAAAATCGGATCGTCGACGACGTGATGATCAACGGCCAGTGGAATCGATTTGTAATCCGTGTCGTTGGACCGCGAATTCAGACTTGGGTCAACGGCCGCAAAGTCGAAGATCTGTTGGACGAGAACTCACCCGCAACCGGCTTCATCGGCTTGCAAGTCCACAGCGTTCCCAATGGCACTCCGCCGCTGGAAGTTCGCTGGCGCGACCTGCGAATCCGCGAACTTCCCACCGGCGGCTGA
- a CDS encoding tripartite tricarboxylate transporter permease yields MVDIGAFTEAATQVFARGDVWLIVIAAALYGVFVGAIPGLTATMAVALFVPMAYWLDPIAAIAAIITMAACAIFAGDLPTVLLRIPGTPASAAYVDDAYAFTRRGEAQRVLRLGLVCSVIGGIFGAIAMMMLGGWLAQAAGWFSVTEYFWLFLIGLTCAVIVAEGPRSKAVLSLLLGLFFSTIGLSAAHQEPRFTLGIASLYSGISFIPAMIGLFGMSEVLLNLVDGAAPAKPRSPVAPALQRSTHSLALTLQEIGDRLRRRKMSTLRSGGIGVLIGMLPGAGCDIASWVAFAASRRMQQKAPTVTGDEGEVESQRRSLDSIGDATTANNASLAGSWIPALVFGIPGDSITAIVIGVLMMKNLTPGPQIFDEQLPLVYSIYLLFILANLVLLPVGLLAIRVSGTIVQIPKAVLFPLIVAFCVTGSYALNGSLFDVLTMLAMGILGFVLVRLQMPTAPVVLGIILGGPLEERLVQSLTAANGNIAGLVQRPLSIALATLFVVLVGSMLVESFRRRDRQAT; encoded by the coding sequence GTGGTAGATATCGGAGCATTCACCGAAGCTGCGACGCAGGTCTTTGCCCGCGGCGATGTCTGGTTGATCGTGATCGCTGCTGCGTTGTACGGCGTGTTTGTCGGTGCAATTCCCGGGCTGACGGCAACGATGGCGGTGGCGTTGTTTGTGCCGATGGCCTATTGGTTGGATCCGATCGCGGCGATTGCGGCGATCATCACGATGGCCGCCTGCGCGATCTTCGCCGGCGATCTTCCGACGGTGCTATTGCGGATTCCCGGCACGCCCGCGTCGGCAGCTTATGTCGACGACGCTTACGCATTTACGCGTCGTGGCGAAGCGCAACGCGTCCTGCGTTTGGGCTTGGTCTGCAGCGTGATCGGCGGAATCTTTGGGGCGATCGCGATGATGATGCTTGGCGGCTGGCTCGCTCAAGCCGCGGGTTGGTTCTCCGTCACCGAGTACTTTTGGTTGTTCCTAATCGGACTGACGTGTGCAGTGATCGTCGCCGAGGGCCCTCGCAGCAAAGCGGTTTTGAGCCTGTTGCTGGGTTTGTTCTTTTCGACGATCGGGCTGAGTGCGGCGCATCAAGAACCTCGCTTCACGCTGGGGATCGCTTCGCTCTATTCCGGGATCTCCTTTATCCCCGCGATGATCGGACTGTTTGGAATGTCCGAAGTGTTGCTGAACCTTGTCGACGGTGCGGCGCCCGCCAAGCCACGTTCGCCGGTCGCGCCGGCGTTACAACGATCCACGCATTCGCTGGCGCTCACTTTGCAAGAAATCGGCGACCGTCTGCGGCGACGCAAAATGTCGACGCTGCGTTCTGGAGGGATTGGCGTTCTGATTGGGATGCTTCCCGGTGCCGGATGTGACATCGCGTCGTGGGTTGCGTTTGCTGCATCGAGGCGGATGCAGCAGAAAGCTCCAACGGTCACTGGCGACGAGGGCGAAGTCGAATCGCAGCGTCGCTCGCTCGATTCGATCGGCGATGCAACGACGGCTAACAACGCCTCGTTGGCGGGCAGCTGGATCCCGGCACTTGTCTTCGGCATCCCGGGTGATTCGATCACCGCGATCGTGATCGGCGTTCTGATGATGAAGAACCTGACTCCTGGGCCTCAAATTTTCGACGAACAATTGCCGCTGGTCTATTCGATCTACCTGCTGTTCATCCTCGCCAATCTGGTCCTGCTGCCTGTCGGTTTGTTGGCGATTCGTGTCAGCGGGACGATCGTGCAGATTCCCAAAGCGGTCCTGTTTCCATTGATCGTCGCCTTTTGTGTGACCGGTTCGTATGCCCTCAACGGCAGCCTGTTCGATGTGTTAACGATGCTGGCGATGGGCATCTTGGGCTTTGTCTTGGTCCGGTTGCAAATGCCAACGGCTCCGGTCGTGCTGGGGATCATCTTGGGCGGGCCGCTGGAAGAACGCTTGGTTCAATCGCTAACCGCAGCCAATGGGAACATCGCCGGCCTCGTCCAACGCCCCCTCTCGATCGCCCTAGCCACGCTGTTTGTCGTTTTAGTTGGCTCGATGCTCGTCGAATCCTTCCGCCGCCGCGATCGTCAAGCGACGTAG
- a CDS encoding tripartite tricarboxylate transporter substrate-binding protein, translated as MKHLFSERETFRHARVLYAAVVAVSCFVIGCGSNQEFPSRPLTLICPWSAGGGTDRIARQVAVQLEEELGVPVNVVNATGGGGVTGHSRGALASPDGYTLTLATVELNMLHHRGLSAIGPDDYQPLGLLNRDPAALFVHKRSDWHSLADVEAALAERAEPMNASGTAAGGIWHAALIGWVAQCGLPSESVNWISINGAAPSLQELMAGGIDLVCCSIPEARAMLDAGEIRCLGLMADERSPAAPDVPTFREQGDDWSLSSWRGVLCPRGVPPERVEVLEAAVDRLSRSPKFAEFMDSGGFQTSIADASEFTEFLSRSDRQFAETLGSPAFVQSQTAVVRPYFFPICLGILGLIFVVPACRSQAAVATEPSVAEESDGRSRWLRPVVVILAVIAFVATCETIGYVLATAALLWLLAIVFGATRRQIVGVTLLAAPLLYQLFARTLGVPLPWGWLGW; from the coding sequence TTGAAGCATTTGTTTTCGGAACGTGAGACCTTTCGACACGCTCGCGTTTTGTACGCCGCGGTGGTTGCGGTTTCGTGTTTTGTTATAGGCTGTGGCAGCAATCAAGAATTTCCATCGCGACCGCTGACGTTGATCTGCCCTTGGTCGGCTGGAGGTGGCACCGACCGCATCGCGCGGCAGGTGGCGGTGCAGTTGGAAGAAGAGCTGGGTGTTCCGGTGAACGTTGTCAACGCAACCGGTGGTGGCGGCGTGACGGGGCATTCTCGCGGCGCGTTGGCCAGTCCCGATGGATACACGCTAACGCTTGCGACGGTCGAATTAAACATGCTGCATCATCGCGGCTTGAGCGCCATCGGCCCCGATGATTACCAACCGCTGGGATTGCTGAACCGCGATCCGGCGGCGCTGTTCGTTCACAAGCGTTCCGACTGGCACAGCTTGGCCGATGTGGAAGCCGCGTTGGCCGAGAGAGCTGAACCGATGAACGCTTCCGGCACCGCAGCGGGTGGAATTTGGCATGCCGCTCTGATCGGCTGGGTCGCCCAGTGTGGGTTGCCAAGCGAATCGGTGAACTGGATTTCGATCAACGGTGCGGCCCCGTCGCTGCAAGAACTGATGGCGGGCGGCATCGATCTCGTCTGCTGTTCGATCCCCGAAGCCCGCGCGATGCTCGATGCCGGCGAGATCCGCTGTCTCGGACTGATGGCCGACGAGCGATCTCCTGCGGCTCCCGACGTGCCGACGTTTCGCGAGCAGGGAGACGATTGGAGTCTATCCAGTTGGCGCGGCGTGTTGTGTCCACGCGGCGTGCCGCCAGAGCGGGTAGAGGTGCTGGAAGCTGCGGTCGACAGACTCTCTCGCAGTCCAAAATTCGCGGAGTTCATGGACTCTGGCGGGTTTCAGACGTCGATCGCCGACGCGTCGGAATTTACGGAGTTCTTGAGTCGATCGGATCGGCAATTTGCCGAGACGCTCGGCAGCCCCGCGTTTGTCCAATCGCAAACAGCGGTGGTCCGTCCCTATTTCTTTCCGATCTGCTTGGGGATTCTGGGGCTGATCTTTGTCGTTCCGGCTTGCCGCAGCCAAGCCGCGGTTGCAACCGAACCGTCGGTGGCGGAGGAGAGCGACGGCCGGTCGCGTTGGCTTCGCCCGGTCGTTGTGATCTTGGCGGTGATCGCTTTTGTCGCGACCTGTGAAACGATTGGTTATGTGTTGGCGACCGCCGCACTGCTGTGGCTGCTCGCGATCGTCTTTGGTGCGACGCGGCGACAGATCGTCGGAGTCACGCTGTTGGCCGCACCGCTGCTGTATCAATTGTTCGCTCGGACGTTGGGCGTTCCGTTGCCCTGGGGGTGGCTGGGGTGGTAG
- the hemB gene encoding porphobilinogen synthase yields MSPRGEYPTTRMRRVRRFDWSRRLVRENGLTPNDLIWPVFVVDGENVRQPIASMPGVERLSIDLLVQRAAEAVELGIPAMALFPVTPSEKKTPGAEEAINPENLVCRAVRAVKAKVGDALGIICDVALDPYSSHGHDGLLKDGYVVNDETIEVLCQQAIVQAQAGCDVIAPSDMMDGRIGAIRKHLDQANLHDTQIMSYAAKYASAFYGPFREAVGSGKNLAGGDKKTYQQDPANTDEALHEVALDLAEGADMVMVKPGMPYLDVVHRVKDTFSVPTFAYQVSGEYAMLSAAIQCGWLAREQVLLESLLAFKRAGADGILTYFAIDAARLMQ; encoded by the coding sequence ATGTCTCCACGCGGTGAATATCCGACCACGCGCATGCGACGCGTCCGCCGATTCGATTGGTCGCGACGATTGGTCCGCGAAAACGGACTCACCCCCAACGATTTGATCTGGCCCGTCTTTGTTGTCGACGGAGAGAACGTCCGCCAACCGATCGCTTCGATGCCGGGGGTCGAGCGGTTGTCGATCGATCTGCTGGTCCAGCGTGCCGCCGAGGCGGTCGAACTGGGCATCCCCGCGATGGCTCTGTTCCCCGTCACCCCGTCGGAAAAGAAGACGCCTGGAGCCGAAGAGGCGATCAATCCGGAGAACCTTGTCTGCCGCGCGGTCCGCGCTGTCAAAGCGAAAGTTGGCGATGCGTTGGGGATCATCTGCGACGTCGCACTGGATCCCTACAGCAGCCACGGGCACGATGGGCTTTTGAAAGATGGCTACGTCGTCAACGATGAAACGATCGAAGTCTTGTGCCAGCAAGCGATCGTGCAGGCTCAAGCCGGTTGCGACGTGATCGCGCCGAGCGACATGATGGACGGCCGGATCGGCGCGATCCGCAAGCATCTCGACCAAGCCAACCTGCACGACACTCAGATCATGTCGTACGCCGCCAAATACGCGTCGGCGTTTTACGGTCCGTTCCGCGAAGCTGTCGGTTCGGGCAAGAACCTGGCCGGTGGCGATAAGAAGACCTACCAACAGGATCCGGCTAACACCGACGAAGCGCTCCATGAGGTCGCGTTGGATCTGGCTGAAGGAGCCGACATGGTGATGGTCAAACCGGGAATGCCTTATCTGGATGTCGTCCACCGCGTCAAGGATACGTTTTCGGTCCCGACGTTTGCGTATCAGGTGAGTGGCGAATATGCGATGTTATCAGCGGCGATCCAGTGCGGTTGGTTAGCTAGAGAACAAGTCCTCCTCGAAAGTTTGCTCGCCTTCAAGCGAGCCGGGGCCGACGGAATCCTGACCTACTTTGCCATCGACGCCGCCCGCTTGATGCAGTGA
- the queC gene encoding 7-cyano-7-deazaguanine synthase QueC codes for MTKPAVVLLSGGLDSATCLAIARRDGFDPHAISFRYGQRHENELDCARRVADHLGVAKHVVVDINLGQFGGSALTSEIAVPKHDSIDQIDDAIPVTYVPARNTVFLSLALAWAETLDARDIYIGVNALDYSGYPDCRPAFIEQFQRLANLATKVGVESDDDAIKIHAPLIDLTKAEIIAQGLKLGVDYGLTLSCYDPADGQPCGHCDACLLRNKGFAENDLTDPSLAG; via the coding sequence ATGACGAAACCAGCCGTTGTCCTCTTGTCCGGTGGACTCGATTCCGCCACCTGTCTGGCGATCGCTCGCCGCGATGGCTTCGATCCGCATGCGATCAGTTTCCGTTACGGCCAGCGTCACGAAAACGAACTCGATTGCGCCCGCCGCGTCGCGGATCATCTAGGCGTCGCCAAGCATGTCGTCGTCGATATCAACTTGGGGCAGTTCGGCGGATCGGCCCTGACCAGCGAGATCGCGGTCCCCAAACATGATTCGATCGATCAAATCGACGATGCGATCCCGGTCACCTACGTCCCCGCTCGCAATACGGTCTTCCTGTCGCTGGCCCTTGCCTGGGCCGAAACACTCGACGCCCGCGACATCTACATCGGCGTTAACGCATTGGACTACAGCGGCTATCCCGATTGTCGCCCCGCGTTTATCGAACAGTTCCAACGGCTCGCCAACTTGGCGACCAAAGTCGGCGTCGAATCCGATGACGACGCGATCAAGATCCATGCGCCGCTGATCGATTTGACCAAAGCAGAGATCATCGCCCAGGGACTTAAGCTAGGCGTCGACTACGGCCTGACGCTCAGCTGTTACGATCCCGCCGACGGCCAGCCCTGCGGTCACTGCGACGCCTGCCTACTGCGCAATAAAGGTTTTGCCGAAAACGACCTCACCGACCCCAGCCTCGCTGGCTAA
- a CDS encoding DHH family phosphoesterase: MTTSTKQYRLLTRSDFDGLVCAILLKELGILGDIKFVHPKDVQDGVVDVTENDILTNLPYVNGCHLCFDHHSSEAIRNNEPHGEDYILIPGADSAARVVYDYYGGKERFPGIGEDMMQAVDKADSAKFDLEEVLNPSGWGLLSFLMDARTGLGRFHDFRIANYQLMMDLIDCCKNYSIEQILELPDVQERVEIYRAHENLAKKQIRRCSTVYGNLVVLDLRDEKTIYATNRFTIYSLFPECNISMHVLWGKMQQNTVFTIGKSIFDRSCSTDVGELCLKYNGGGHTAAGTCQVAHEDSARVLDELIGQINEDAGITTSVV, encoded by the coding sequence ATGACGACTAGCACCAAGCAGTATCGATTATTGACACGCAGCGATTTCGACGGGTTGGTATGTGCCATCCTGCTCAAAGAGTTGGGGATTCTGGGAGACATTAAATTTGTCCATCCCAAAGACGTGCAGGACGGAGTTGTCGATGTCACCGAGAACGACATTTTGACGAACCTTCCCTACGTTAATGGTTGCCATCTGTGCTTCGATCACCACTCCAGTGAAGCGATCCGAAACAACGAACCTCACGGCGAGGACTACATCTTGATTCCTGGGGCCGATTCGGCCGCCCGCGTCGTCTACGATTATTACGGCGGCAAGGAACGCTTTCCCGGAATCGGCGAAGACATGATGCAAGCGGTCGACAAAGCGGACTCCGCCAAGTTTGATCTCGAAGAGGTTTTGAATCCGAGTGGTTGGGGACTCCTGTCGTTCCTGATGGATGCCCGAACTGGACTGGGCCGATTTCATGACTTCCGGATCGCGAACTACCAATTGATGATGGATTTGATCGACTGTTGCAAAAACTATTCGATCGAACAGATCTTGGAATTGCCCGATGTTCAAGAGCGGGTCGAGATCTACCGCGCGCATGAGAACCTGGCGAAGAAGCAGATCCGACGATGTTCGACCGTCTATGGGAATCTTGTCGTCTTGGATCTCCGCGATGAAAAGACGATCTATGCGACCAACCGCTTTACGATCTATTCGCTGTTTCCCGAGTGCAATATTTCGATGCACGTGCTGTGGGGCAAGATGCAGCAGAATACTGTTTTTACGATCGGTAAATCGATCTTCGACCGCAGCTGCAGCACCGATGTCGGCGAGCTGTGCCTGAAGTACAACGGCGGCGGGCACACCGCGGCCGGAACCTGCCAGGTCGCCCACGAAGACTCCGCCCGCGTGCTGGACGAATTGATCGGCCAGATCAACGAAGACGCGGGAATTACGACGTCGGTTGTTTAG